The Felis catus isolate Fca126 chromosome B2, F.catus_Fca126_mat1.0, whole genome shotgun sequence region AAGTATTATTTGTCAGTTTACACGTATCCTTAAGAGACAGTCATTTTATGCCTTTGGGCTTTTCTTCTCCCCTTaccttctttctgtttcctggtATGTGTATGTGGTAGTTGGAGTTGGAGCTTCCATCTTGGATTATGAGGTATCTGCGGGTATGGAGACCACTTTGGTAAAAGAACAGATGGAAGTAGCCTGGGTCTTTGATTGATGCTATGCAAATTTATCTCTAGATTTgtacaggaaaagaaataagcttGCTTAAGCCACTGTGAACTTTGTGGGTTTTGTCATGCATGGAAGGATTAAGTAACTAAGTGAGTCTAAGTAACACCAAACCAATTAAGAAACAGATGCAAGGGTTGGACTGTGGCCAGGATATCAATGTTCAAATTAAAGCTGGATTAGAAAATGTAGCTTGGACCTGCAAGCGAAGATGTGGGGTCCTACTATTAGCACCCTCTAAGTCTAGGTCTTGAATTAAGATGTTAGAAGTGCAGactatagaggggcgcctgagtgacttgatcaattaagtgaccaactttgtctcaggtcatgatctcgccatccatgggtttgagccccaagtcggctctgtgctcacagctcagagcctggagcctgctttggattctgtcttcctctgtgtccctcaccactcattctctctctttctcaaagataaatcactatttaaaaaaaaagtgcagactATAGAACAGACATCTAGCCAGCTACAggttttttaaatcttactgtgcatatgaatcacctggtGATCCTGTTGGAGCAcacattctgattcagtaggtgtgGGGTAGGACCGGAGATTCTGCTTTCTGATAAGCTGCCAAGGGCTAACACTACCActccaaggaccacactttgggtagtaccatttcacacacacacacacccaccaccaccaccaagtaAATCAGAGTCCAGAGATAAGGCCCTCAGCCTGTCCTGAGCTCTGACCCAGGTGTACGTATGGTCTGGAATCTCAGGGAAGGGGTTAGTAAGAGGTAGAAGGCAACCCTAACACATTCCTTCTCAAAACTGCACATTGAATCCTGGGGAGCTTCAAAACATGCTAATGTCTATGTCCCACTGAGATCCTGACTCTGGATGTGACCTGGGAATTGGAAGGTTTAAAAGCTTCCCCAATGATCCTAATAGTCCCAATGCTGGGACCCACAGCCCAGAGGGCCAACATTCTGGCAGTTCTTGTTTATGGGTTGAGTCAAGAACTCTGAGAAAAGAAGGGTCCCTCCTACACTCCAAGCTGGGACTGGGGTAAAGTGAGTGAGGCATCTCCCTTGGGCATTAAGGCAAACgttggaggtggggagtggaAACACCCAAAAACTCTGtaatgaagataaatattttaatgcaatatttaaagattttttaaatatttatttttgagagagagggagagagacagagtgtgagctggagaggtgcagagagagagggagacagaatctgaagcaggctctgggctctgagctgtcagcacagagcctgatgtggggctagaacccactaactgggagatcatgacctgagctgaagtctgaccctcaaccaactgagccacccaggcgcccctaatgcaatattttaaataatcaacaTTAACACAAGGAAGTCCACACTGAATCAAGTATCAAAACTTTAAGGCAAATAAAGATAGAATCTTTAATAGCACTGTGCAGAGCCATATTGGAGCTTGAGGCAAAAGGCAAACAGAAATCCTGATCTCTAGGCTATACTAACCAACTCCCAACCCCTGGGGCTAAACAATCTAGCTAAGGATCACTCAGAAGGGGTCTGCTCTCCCAGTTTGTGAGCCACTGCCCCCTCCCAACTCCCCTGATCTTGGTTAAAGTTGTGGGCAGGTCAACCTTTTGTCCTCACATGGTTCTGAAATGGGTCATagtgtttctttaaataaattaaccAAGACCAAAGAATAACAGACATTTACTgagttctaagtgctttacaaatactTAATCTCCAAAGAGATTTTATGACATAAGAGCTATTGTTACCCTACTTACagtagaggaaactgaggcacagaggttcAATTAATTTGTCCCAAATTATACAGCAGGTAAAGAAGTTAAATTGGGAATCAAACACAGGCAGTTTGGCTCCAAAGTCCATGCCCATGAGTACTTCCTTAAATACCGTGACCCAGGTCAAAAATGCGCCCCTTACTCTCACTTGTGTCCCACGGTATGCCCAGTCATGGTTCCAATATAGCTCAACACGGCCATATCATGAATTCACACAGTAACATTAAAAATCGCCCCCAACCCCCTGcaaaacaaccaaaccaaaagtAACCATCAGCAACAGAATGACAACACTTGAATCACGAGAACTTTTGGCTCTTTATTAAATTTCGGGAAAGAAATGAAGGTCACCAAATTAAGTTGGAATTTCCAGGGTACAGAAAACCGTTTCCTCTGCTGGCTGTCGCTGCCTCGGTGTGGGCAGGAGGTCACCAGGGGGCGGCCAAGGCTCCTATGCAGGACAAGGTGGGGGTGGGACATGACAGGGAGCCTCAGAGGAGCGGGAAGGGGGTCATCGGATCGTGTACTTGTCCCACTTCTTTTCAGGGTCGTAGGGTTCCCAGCGGCTCGCGGGGAAGATGTGCTTGTTCTTCTCGTACCAGCTCCGCAGCACCACCTTGCCCGCGTGTGACTCATCCTTTTCCATGGTGGCGTCGCTCAGCAGCCGCACGTCATCGTGCACGTCGAAGTTGAAGAGCGGCCCACTCTTGCCCCGGGCCTTGGTGACGATGAAGTCGTAGAAGGTGTGGTAGTGGGGCAGGATCAGGTCCTCCTTGATGTACATGAGCTGCTCCACGCCCGCCGACCGCAGCTCACGGAAGTCCTTTCGCAGCCCCTGCAGGGCCCTTTTCAGGAACTGCTGCACGGTGCCACCCTTGTGGATGCGCACCGTGCGCCGGTGCCCGGAGCCGTCCCAGTAGCTGAACGTGACCTCCATCTCCTCGCGCTTCACCTTGTCGCGCCTGGCCTCCCACTCCTGCCGCAGCTGCTCCCGCAGCCGGTTCTCCTCCTCCTCGCGGTCGCGGTCAGGCAGGAAGCTCGTGTCCACATCTGGATTCTTCCCCAGGTTCTTCTTCTTGCTCAGCCCCGCCGACGTGGGCTGCTCCCTAGCCGCCACCTCCTCATCCACGTTGCCCTCGTCGCCCTCGTCGAGCGTGAAGGACAGGCTGCAGATCTTTCGCTTCTGCTCCTGCTTACGCTCCTTCTCCCGCAGTGCCTCCAGCTGCAGCCGCCGCGCCTCCAGCTGCTCCCTCTTGGCCAGCTGCATCTCCCGCTCCTTGAGCAGGGCCTCCTGCTTGGCCTTCATGTCGTTCAGGGTCACCAGGCCCACCGTGCTCGACTTCAGCTCGGCCTCCACGGCGTCGTAATGAGCCGAGAATTTCTTGTCCACCTTCGACTTGATGAGGGTCTCCTCGGCGATCCGCTGCTTCAGCACCTCCATCTGCTCCTTCTGCTTTTCCCGCTTCTTGATCAGGTGCATGGCCCGGCCGGCCTCCCG contains the following coding sequences:
- the FAM50B gene encoding protein FAM50B, with the protein product MAQYKGTMREAGRAMHLIKKREKQKEQMEVLKQRIAEETLIKSKVDKKFSAHYDAVEAELKSSTVGLVTLNDMKAKQEALLKEREMQLAKREQLEARRLQLEALREKERKQEQKRKICSLSFTLDEGDEGNVDEEVAAREQPTSAGLSKKKNLGKNPDVDTSFLPDRDREEEENRLREQLRQEWEARRDKVKREEMEVTFSYWDGSGHRRTVRIHKGGTVQQFLKRALQGLRKDFRELRSAGVEQLMYIKEDLILPHYHTFYDFIVTKARGKSGPLFNFDVHDDVRLLSDATMEKDESHAGKVVLRSWYEKNKHIFPASRWEPYDPEKKWDKYTIR